The DNA sequence CTCAAAATAGCATGAACAAACATAATTTGCCCCTTACCCCCCGTCTTTTTTCTTAGAGGTGATAAAGTAAACCTTTTTCCGCCCAAACCGTGTAATACTGCCCCTGCGAAATTAGCCCCCCTCAAATTTGCCTTAGATAAATTCGCCTGATGGAGAAATAAACCCTCCAAAATACAATTACTTAAATTAGCCTTTCTTAAATCCGCACGGCTGAAATTAGCTTCACTCAAATTCGCCCCCGTCAAATTAGACTCCGATAAATCTGCCCTAGTAAAATCCGCCTCCATTAAGTTTAAACCGCTCAAATCCGCTTCACTCAAATTAGCCCCCGTTAAATTCACCCCCGTAAGGGTAGCCCCTGTGAGGTTAGCCCCTGTGAGGTTAGCCCCTGTGAGGTTAGCATTAGATAAAAAAGTATTAGATAAATTGGCATAGCTTAAATCCCCATAGCTTAAATTGGCGCTGTTAAAATTGCTCCAACTTAAGTCACTGTAACTAAAATCCGTATGTTGTAAGTTCGCGCCGATAAAACGAGAGCTAATAATCCTTGCGTTTACCAAGTCGGCATGGCTGAGATTACCACCACTTAAATCTGTTGAGCTTAAATTACTCCAACTCAAATCACTATGATTTAATTCAATTTGAGTTAAATTTACCTGAATTATTTCACTAGCCGAAAGACTCAGACGGCTAAATTCTCTTTGCCCTTGGGAATATAACCTTAGTAATTCATCAACATTCATTATCAAAAGTAGTTTTACAAAAAAAATCGTAAGTGCGATCGGCAATTAGAAGCAAAATTAATTTAATATCAAATTCTTATCTTAGCTTAATTGGCGAGAAGCCCCACAGCTTGTTTTCGACAAAAAAATAATTAAACAGTTGTGGGACGGGGCTTACAAGGTTTGGATGTAAAATCCAAACACAGCCCCTCATGAATCGCCCAATAAAAAAACATCCCATAGGATTCGACATTTCCCTAAATTATGTGTTAACTTTTTTTGTATTGAATCTCGTTTGCTCTAAAGTAATGTTAAAAGTCGTTAAAGTCAGAATTTATCCAGATTCATCTCAAAAACTAGCACTAACAAAAGCCTTTGGTACTTGTAGATGGCTATGGAATCATTTTTTGAATTTAATGAATGAAACTTATAAGCAAACTGGGAAAGGGTTATCAGGGTATGATATTAAAAAATTAATTCCTGAGCTAAAAAAACAAGAGGAAACTTCTTGGTTGTCTGAAACTTATTCTCAATGTTTACAGCAAGTTTGTTTAAATCTAGGAGTAGCTTTTAATAATTTCTTTGAGAAAAGAGCAAAGTATCCTAATTTTAAGAGTAAACATGGAAAGCAATCCTTACAATACCCTAGCAATGTCAGTATTAAAGGCGACTGTCTAAATGTTCCTAAAATTGGTTTGGTTTATGCAAAAATTCACCGCCCTATTGATGGAAAAATTAAAACTGTAACTATTACTAAGAATTGTTGTAATCAATACTACGCCTCTATATTGATTGATGATGGTAAAGATAAACCAGAAGTAAGCTCGGAAGGTAAAGCTATAGGAATTGATTTGGGATTAAATCCTAACATTGCTATTACCAGTGATGGGAGTAAGTTTGATAACCCAAAAATACTAAAAAAACATGAGGTTAATTTAAAGAGAAAACAGCAACAATTATCCCGTAAACAAAAAGGGTCAAATAATCGAAATAAAGCAAGATTAAAAGTTGCTAAAGTACATAAAAAAATTACTAATTGCCGTGAGGATTTTCTACACAAACTATCTCGTAGGATAGTAAACGAAAACCAAGTTATAGTGCTAGAAAATTTAAACGTAAAAGGTATGATGCAGAATCATTGCCTAGCTAAATCAATACAACAGGTAGGTTGGGGAATGTTTTGCACGATGCTTAAATATAAAGCAGAGCAGGAAGGAAAAGTTTACATTGAAGTAGATAGATTTTTCCCAAGTTCTAAAACTTGTCATGTGTGTCTTAATAGAGTAGATAGTTTGCCTTTGGACATAAGACACTGGGAATGTCCAAAGTGTAAAGCAAGGCATGATAGGGATATAAATGCGGCAATTAACATCCGAGATGAAGGACTACGAATATTAAAGACGGGGCTTATAAAGCCCCTCACCTCTGGAACGGGGGATAAAGCCTGTCGCCAAACTGTAAGACGAAGTAAGGGAGGACGTAAGAAATCCACTACTACGCTGGTTTCTGGGCAGGAAGCCAACACTTTACCGTCAGGTCAGTGTAGGTAGTTCACCCCATAAACCATTGACCATAGAAGATGATTTTGTCTCCTAACTAACACCATAGAAAATCGATTGTAAAGGAAAGTTTATATTTATGACCAACCACCAAAATCAGATCTAAGATCAAAATAGAGACAAGTATAAAACACTTATTTAAAAATCTCTAATCAATTTTATTTAGGTGCTACTTGATAACTCTTTTTTAGTAACTTTATCAAGGAGTAAATCATGACCGATAACCAAAACCAATTAGCACAATTAGAAGAATTAATTGCCAAAGTAAAAAAAGCTCAAAAAATTTACGCTACCTTTAGCCAAGAACAAGTAGATCGTATTTTTAAAAGAGCCGCCCTCGCTGCCAATGATGCCCGTATTCCCCTTGCTAAAATAGCTTGTGAAGAAACAGCGATGGGTATAGTCGAAGATAAAGTAATCAAAAATCACTTCGCTTCAGAAATTATTTACAATAAATATCGTGATGAAAAAACCTGTGGAGTTATTGAAAAAGATGATTTTTATGGCATCGAAAAAGTAGCCGAACCCATAGGATTAATTGCAGGAATTATTCCCACCACAAACCCCACTTCCACCGCAGTTTTTAAAACTCTTTTAGCCCTCAAAACTCGCAATGGAATTATTTTATCTCCCCATCCTCGGGCAAAAAAATGTACCATAGAAGCCACTCAGATTATCTTACAAGCTGCGATCGCAGCGGGCGCCCCTCCTGATATTATCGGTTGCATCGAAGAGCCTACCCTACAAGTATCCCAAGCATTGATGCAACACCCCGAAATCAAATTAATCCTTGCCACAGGGGGACCAGGGATGGTGAAGGCCGCTTATTCTTCAGGACATCCTTCCCTGGGGGTGGGTGCTGGAAATACCCCCGCTTTTGTGGCGGGTAGTGCGGATATAAAAATGGCTGTTTCTTCGATTATGCTCAGTAAAACCTTTGATAATGGCATGATTTGTGCCTCTGAGCAGTCGGTTATCGTGGAAAATGATATTTATGACGAGTTTAAGAAAGAATTTGAGTTTAGGGGAGCTTATTTTACTACCCCAGAGGAGACAGAAAACTTACGGCAAGTTATCCTCAAAGATGGTCGTCTTAATGCCGATATTGTGGGGCAGTCGGTGATTAGGATTGCTGAGTTGGCAAATATTGTTATTCCCCCAGAAACGAAGGTATTAATTGCGGAGGTGGAGGACATTGGTATTAATGAGCCTTTATCCTATGAAAAATTATCCCCCATCCTTGCCATGTATCGAGCCAGAGATTTGGAAGATGGCACGGCGAAAGCGTCTCGGTTAGTGGAATTTGGCGGTAGGGGACATACTTCGGTAATTTATATCGCCCAAGATGACCATGACCATATAGAATATTTTGAGGCACGGATGGAAACCAGTCGGGTATTGGTGAATACCCCTGCGTCCATGGGTGCGATCGGCGATTTGTATAATTTCCGTCTCGATCCTTCCCTTACCCTTGGTTGTGGTAGTTGGGGGGGTAACTCCATCAGTGGTAATGTGGGGGTATCTCACCTGCTGAATGTGAAAACCATTACCGAGCGTAGAGAAAATATGCTTTGGTTTAGAGTACCGCCGAA is a window from the Cyanobacterium stanieri LEGE 03274 genome containing:
- a CDS encoding pentapeptide repeat-containing protein, giving the protein MNVDELLRLYSQGQREFSRLSLSASEIIQVNLTQIELNHSDLSWSNLSSTDLSGGNLSHADLVNARIISSRFIGANLQHTDFSYSDLSWSNFNSANLSYGDLSYANLSNTFLSNANLTGANLTGANLTGATLTGVNLTGANLSEADLSGLNLMEADFTRADLSESNLTGANLSEANFSRADLRKANLSNCILEGLFLHQANLSKANLRGANFAGAVLHGLGGKRFTLSPLRKKTGGKGQIMFVHAIL
- a CDS encoding RNA-guided endonuclease InsQ/TnpB family protein, with translation MLKVVKVRIYPDSSQKLALTKAFGTCRWLWNHFLNLMNETYKQTGKGLSGYDIKKLIPELKKQEETSWLSETYSQCLQQVCLNLGVAFNNFFEKRAKYPNFKSKHGKQSLQYPSNVSIKGDCLNVPKIGLVYAKIHRPIDGKIKTVTITKNCCNQYYASILIDDGKDKPEVSSEGKAIGIDLGLNPNIAITSDGSKFDNPKILKKHEVNLKRKQQQLSRKQKGSNNRNKARLKVAKVHKKITNCREDFLHKLSRRIVNENQVIVLENLNVKGMMQNHCLAKSIQQVGWGMFCTMLKYKAEQEGKVYIEVDRFFPSSKTCHVCLNRVDSLPLDIRHWECPKCKARHDRDINAAINIRDEGLRILKTGLIKPLTSGTGDKACRQTVRRSKGGRKKSTTTLVSGQEANTLPSGQCR
- the adhE gene encoding bifunctional acetaldehyde-CoA/alcohol dehydrogenase encodes the protein MTDNQNQLAQLEELIAKVKKAQKIYATFSQEQVDRIFKRAALAANDARIPLAKIACEETAMGIVEDKVIKNHFASEIIYNKYRDEKTCGVIEKDDFYGIEKVAEPIGLIAGIIPTTNPTSTAVFKTLLALKTRNGIILSPHPRAKKCTIEATQIILQAAIAAGAPPDIIGCIEEPTLQVSQALMQHPEIKLILATGGPGMVKAAYSSGHPSLGVGAGNTPAFVAGSADIKMAVSSIMLSKTFDNGMICASEQSVIVENDIYDEFKKEFEFRGAYFTTPEETENLRQVILKDGRLNADIVGQSVIRIAELANIVIPPETKVLIAEVEDIGINEPLSYEKLSPILAMYRARDLEDGTAKASRLVEFGGRGHTSVIYIAQDDHDHIEYFEARMETSRVLVNTPASMGAIGDLYNFRLDPSLTLGCGSWGGNSISGNVGVSHLLNVKTITERRENMLWFRVPPKVYFKYGCLPVALGDLAGKHRAFIVTDRPLYDLGITNKIESVLEQLGIKFDIFYDVEPDPSLSTVNRGLERMNSFNPDVIIAVGGGSPMDAAKIMWLLYEHPDIEFEGIATRFMDIRKRVYDLPPLGEKAIMVAIPTTSGTGSEVTPFAVVTDDRTGVKYPLADYALTPNIAIVDPELVLHMPKGLTAFGGIDALTHALEAYVSAYSTEFTSGLALKAIGLIFEYLPRSYREGAKDVKAREKVHYAATIAGMAFANGFLGICHSLAHKLGSRFHIAHGLANALMISHVIRYNATDAPFKQAIFSQYKYPNAKYRYAQIADYLHLGGETEEEKVDLLIEAVENLKRAVNIPATIKEVYSGTEEEFLGAIVTLAEEAFDDQCTGSNPRYPLIKDMKDLYIIAYHGS